The Devosia sp. SD17-2 genome includes a region encoding these proteins:
- a CDS encoding valine--tRNA ligase codes for MLEKTYEPAAVESRIYEAWLEAKAFAAGAGAKPGAETFTIVIPPPNVTGSLHIGHALNNTVQDILVRFNRMLKKDVLWQPGTDHAGIATQMIVERQLAEKQLDRRSMGRDKFIERVWEWKGESGGTIMNQLKRLGASADFSRERFTMGANGAPDDQMVRAVTKVFVELHKRDLIYRAKRLVNWHPGLETAISDLEVENIEVKGHMWHLRYPLADGVTYQFPIKDEEGNVTGEETRDYIIVATTRPETMLGDVAVAVHPEDERYQGLIGKFVDLPLVGRRIPVIADEYADPALGTGAVKITPAHDFNDFEVGARAGIEPINVFTTRGAIVDEEFVPAKYRGLDRFEARKAIIADLTAIAEENPIRGLDHIEDKKIMVPHDEKSKLVVIEPFLTDQWWVKADVLAQPALASVREGRTKFVPQQYENTYFAWLENIKPWCISRQLWWGHQIPAWYGPDNEAFVAYDETEATALAEKHYGKPVELTRDPDVLDTWFSSALWPFSTLGWPDETPELARYYPTSVLVTGFDIIFFWVARMMMMGLEFLDKEPFHTVYMHALVRDEKGQKMSKTKGNVIDPLKLVDEYGADATRFTLAAMAAQGRDLKLAISRVEGYRNFVTKIWNAARFLEMNEARRVEGYDPKANTLALNRWIVGSTVRAMASVRQGIEDYKFNEAANSAYDFVWGTFCDWFVEFAKPVFNGEDEAAKAETRATAAWALDQILIMLHPMMPFVTEELWAETGKFGPARDNLLILTEWPEFQGLEDVAADAELAWLIEVISNVRSVRAEMNVPASAKLQLVVTGAGEETLRRLVGGTSLITRLARLEEITPQSEVPGESAQFVVGDANFALPLAGVIDLTVEKARLQKDVGKLDAEIAQIDKKLGNEQFVAKAPEEVIEEQKARREAAIDRRDRIKAALVLL; via the coding sequence ATGCTTGAAAAGACTTACGAGCCCGCAGCGGTCGAGAGCCGCATCTACGAGGCCTGGCTCGAGGCCAAGGCCTTCGCAGCGGGCGCTGGGGCAAAGCCAGGCGCCGAGACCTTCACCATCGTTATTCCGCCGCCCAATGTCACGGGCTCGCTGCATATCGGCCACGCCCTCAACAATACGGTGCAGGACATCCTCGTCCGCTTCAACCGCATGTTGAAGAAGGACGTGCTCTGGCAGCCGGGCACGGACCACGCCGGCATTGCCACGCAGATGATCGTCGAGCGCCAGCTTGCCGAAAAACAGCTCGACCGTCGCAGCATGGGCCGCGACAAGTTCATCGAGCGCGTCTGGGAGTGGAAGGGCGAGAGCGGCGGCACAATCATGAATCAATTGAAGCGCTTGGGCGCTTCGGCTGATTTTTCGCGCGAGCGGTTCACCATGGGCGCCAATGGCGCGCCGGACGACCAGATGGTCCGCGCCGTCACCAAGGTGTTCGTTGAACTGCACAAGCGCGACCTCATCTATCGCGCCAAGCGCCTGGTGAACTGGCACCCGGGTCTTGAGACCGCGATCTCGGACCTTGAGGTGGAGAATATCGAGGTCAAGGGCCACATGTGGCACCTGCGTTATCCGTTGGCGGATGGCGTGACCTATCAGTTCCCGATCAAGGACGAAGAGGGCAATGTCACGGGCGAGGAAACTCGCGACTACATCATCGTCGCGACGACGCGCCCGGAAACCATGCTGGGCGACGTTGCTGTCGCCGTGCATCCGGAAGACGAGCGTTATCAGGGGCTTATCGGCAAGTTTGTGGATCTGCCGCTGGTGGGTCGCCGCATTCCCGTGATTGCCGACGAATATGCCGATCCGGCGCTCGGTACCGGCGCGGTCAAGATCACGCCTGCGCATGATTTCAACGACTTCGAGGTTGGTGCACGTGCCGGCATCGAGCCCATAAACGTGTTCACCACGCGCGGCGCCATCGTCGATGAAGAGTTCGTACCCGCCAAGTACCGCGGCCTCGACCGCTTCGAGGCGCGCAAGGCGATCATCGCCGATCTGACTGCCATTGCTGAAGAAAATCCGATCCGCGGCCTCGATCACATCGAGGACAAGAAGATCATGGTGCCGCATGACGAGAAGTCCAAGCTCGTCGTCATCGAGCCGTTCCTGACCGACCAGTGGTGGGTGAAGGCCGATGTTCTGGCGCAGCCGGCGCTGGCTTCAGTGCGCGAAGGCCGCACAAAATTCGTGCCGCAGCAGTACGAAAACACCTATTTCGCCTGGCTCGAAAACATCAAGCCGTGGTGCATTTCGCGCCAGCTATGGTGGGGTCACCAGATCCCGGCCTGGTATGGCCCGGACAATGAAGCCTTTGTGGCGTATGACGAAACTGAAGCCACGGCACTGGCTGAGAAGCACTATGGCAAGCCGGTCGAGCTGACCCGCGACCCCGACGTGCTCGACACCTGGTTCTCTTCGGCATTATGGCCGTTCTCGACCCTCGGTTGGCCGGATGAGACGCCGGAGCTGGCGCGCTATTACCCGACCAGCGTGTTGGTCACGGGCTTTGACATCATCTTCTTCTGGGTTGCCCGCATGATGATGATGGGTCTGGAATTCCTCGACAAGGAGCCGTTCCACACCGTCTACATGCACGCTCTCGTCCGCGACGAGAAGGGCCAAAAGATGAGCAAAACCAAGGGGAACGTGATCGATCCTCTCAAGCTCGTCGACGAATACGGTGCTGACGCGACCCGATTTACGCTGGCCGCCATGGCCGCGCAGGGCCGTGACCTCAAGCTGGCGATCAGCCGCGTTGAGGGCTACCGCAATTTCGTGACCAAGATCTGGAACGCGGCCCGCTTCCTCGAAATGAACGAAGCGCGGCGCGTTGAGGGCTATGACCCCAAGGCCAACACGCTGGCGCTCAATCGCTGGATCGTCGGCTCGACCGTTCGCGCGATGGCTTCTGTGCGCCAAGGCATTGAAGATTATAAGTTTAATGAGGCTGCCAACTCGGCCTATGACTTTGTCTGGGGCACGTTCTGCGACTGGTTCGTGGAGTTCGCCAAGCCGGTGTTCAATGGCGAAGACGAGGCTGCGAAGGCCGAGACGCGGGCGACTGCAGCCTGGGCGCTCGACCAGATCCTCATCATGCTGCACCCGATGATGCCCTTCGTTACCGAAGAGCTTTGGGCGGAGACCGGCAAGTTTGGTCCGGCACGTGATAACCTTCTGATCCTGACAGAATGGCCGGAATTCCAAGGACTTGAGGACGTTGCGGCAGATGCCGAGCTGGCATGGCTGATCGAGGTGATCTCCAATGTCCGTTCGGTGCGTGCGGAAATGAATGTTCCGGCGAGCGCCAAGCTGCAGCTGGTGGTGACCGGGGCTGGTGAGGAAACGCTTCGCCGTCTCGTCGGTGGCACCTCACTGATCACCCGCCTGGCGCGTCTCGAAGAGATCACGCCGCAGTCCGAAGTGCCTGGTGAATCTGCACAATTTGTCGTCGGCGATGCCAATTTCGCTCTGCCGCTGGCCGGCGTTATCGATCTCACGGTCGAGAAGGCGCGCCTGCAGAAGGATGTTGGCAAGCTCGACGCCGAGATAGCCCAGATCGACAAGAAGCTGGGGAATGAGCAGTTTGTTGCCAAGGCGCCTGAAGAGGTGATCGAGGAACAGAAGGCTCGTCGCGAAGCGGCAATTGACCGTCGCGACCGCATCAAGGCGGCGCTTGTGCTGCTCTGA
- a CDS encoding ABC transporter ATP-binding protein, with product MAAVLTCAILVAGTAIAMPLIANYLVSHLPALAASPDAAARLFTLGAIMFVVVVIQALATYFVDYQGHAMGARIEAQVRHELFDHVQKLSFSFYDRQRTGQLMSRISNDSLWLGELFHHGPEDLAIGLLKFFGAMAIIFWIDPLVGACVAVLIPFAVAYALHFNHRMSIALRTGKERIAAINERVEDALGGIRVVQSFANEADELRRFDAENQKFLQSRKDSYRSEAMLWSGMEIFGQLVTIAILILGALRIVSAELTAADLLTLLLCVGVLLDPIQRFDNFIRLWQEGYTGFVRAMELLEVEPDIIDRPDARPLQHVSGSIAFNAVDFRYPGEDRAVLSNLSLAIRPGEFVVLVGPSGVGKSTLCALIPRFYDVDAGAISIDGRDIRDIPLASLRTMVGVVQQDIYLFSGTVRENLRYGRPDATDDDIIAAAVSANAHDFIMALPQGYDTDIGQRGVKLSGGQKQRLTIARAFLKNPPILIFDEATSALDNDSERAVQAALLDLARGRTTIVIAHRLSTVRRADRILVLTRDGISEEGNHAALMEAGGIYARLHDTEARI from the coding sequence ATGGCGGCGGTGTTGACCTGCGCCATCCTTGTCGCCGGCACGGCCATCGCCATGCCGCTCATCGCCAATTACCTGGTCTCTCACCTGCCGGCGCTCGCCGCATCGCCCGACGCCGCAGCGCGCCTCTTCACCCTCGGCGCAATCATGTTTGTCGTCGTCGTGATCCAGGCGCTGGCCACCTATTTCGTCGACTATCAGGGCCACGCCATGGGCGCCCGCATCGAGGCGCAGGTCCGCCACGAGCTCTTCGACCATGTCCAGAAACTGTCGTTCAGTTTCTACGACCGGCAGCGCACCGGCCAGTTGATGAGCCGCATCAGCAATGACTCGCTCTGGCTCGGCGAGCTCTTCCACCACGGCCCCGAGGACCTGGCCATTGGCCTCCTCAAATTCTTCGGCGCCATGGCCATCATCTTCTGGATCGATCCGCTCGTCGGCGCCTGCGTGGCGGTTTTGATTCCTTTCGCAGTCGCTTATGCCCTGCACTTCAACCACCGGATGAGCATTGCCTTGCGCACCGGCAAGGAGCGGATCGCCGCCATTAATGAAAGGGTTGAAGATGCCCTGGGCGGGATTCGGGTGGTCCAGTCCTTTGCCAATGAGGCTGACGAGCTGCGCCGCTTTGACGCCGAGAACCAGAAATTCCTGCAGAGCCGCAAAGACAGCTATCGCAGCGAGGCCATGCTCTGGAGCGGCATGGAGATTTTCGGCCAGCTCGTCACCATCGCCATTCTCATCCTCGGCGCCCTGCGCATCGTCTCGGCCGAACTGACAGCGGCAGATCTGCTCACGCTCCTGCTCTGCGTAGGCGTCCTGCTCGATCCGATCCAGCGCTTCGATAATTTCATCCGCCTCTGGCAGGAAGGCTACACCGGCTTCGTCCGCGCCATGGAGCTCCTGGAGGTCGAGCCCGATATCATCGACCGGCCGGACGCCCGCCCGCTCCAGCACGTTTCGGGGTCCATCGCCTTCAACGCTGTCGATTTCCGCTACCCCGGTGAGGATCGGGCAGTGCTCAGCAATCTCTCGCTCGCCATCCGCCCCGGCGAGTTCGTCGTCCTCGTCGGGCCATCGGGCGTCGGCAAGTCGACGCTCTGTGCCCTCATCCCGCGCTTTTACGATGTCGATGCCGGCGCAATCTCGATCGATGGCCGGGATATCCGCGATATCCCCCTCGCTTCACTCCGCACTATGGTGGGCGTGGTGCAGCAGGACATCTATCTCTTCAGCGGCACTGTCCGGGAGAATCTGCGCTATGGCCGGCCCGACGCCACCGACGACGACATCATCGCCGCCGCCGTTTCCGCCAACGCCCATGATTTCATCATGGCCCTGCCCCAGGGCTACGACACCGACATCGGCCAGCGCGGGGTCAAACTATCTGGCGGGCAAAAACAGCGACTGACGATCGCACGGGCCTTTTTGAAAAACCCGCCGATCCTGATCTTCGACGAGGCGACCAGCGCCCTCGACAATGACAGCGAGCGTGCCGTCCAGGCGGCCCTGCTCGATCTCGCCCGGGGCCGAACGACAATCGTCATCGCCCACAGGCTCTCCACCGTCCGCCGCGCGGATCGGATCCTCGTTCTCACCAGAGACGGTATTTCGGAAGAAGGGAACCACGCGGCGCTCATGGAGGCCGGTGGTATCTATGCGCGCCTCCATGACACCGAGGCCCGAATTTAG
- a CDS encoding tetratricopeptide repeat protein encodes MRTTPVNSLASAVAGFAFAAMALVLPAQAQTAADAALELANMLDGAGGGVSGDAYLSALENAAAAGQPMAMWQLGTMYENGEGVAKDPARAFGYFAQIANQHADAAPRGVESDIVAQSFVKVGDYYRQGVPDAGIPADIERSHALLLHAATYFGDADAQYRVGLLYSQEDGLGVSPLQSARWFSLAARKGHCAAQARLGDLLFNGVDGIEAQPVEGLMWLNVSHVRCAGTAEQAQVDELLSRASSVARPEDRVSAAAMAESIAPQFADF; translated from the coding sequence ATGCGGACCACGCCGGTGAATAGCCTGGCTTCCGCAGTGGCCGGTTTTGCGTTTGCCGCAATGGCATTGGTGCTTCCCGCACAGGCGCAGACGGCAGCTGACGCTGCGCTGGAACTTGCCAATATGCTCGATGGGGCAGGTGGCGGCGTGTCCGGCGATGCCTATCTTTCCGCACTGGAAAATGCGGCTGCGGCGGGTCAGCCGATGGCCATGTGGCAGCTCGGGACGATGTATGAGAACGGGGAAGGCGTCGCCAAGGACCCGGCGCGCGCCTTTGGCTATTTCGCGCAGATCGCCAACCAGCATGCCGATGCGGCGCCGCGCGGCGTGGAATCCGACATTGTCGCCCAGTCTTTCGTCAAGGTCGGCGATTATTATCGCCAGGGCGTGCCGGATGCCGGTATTCCCGCCGATATCGAGCGGTCGCATGCGCTGCTGCTGCATGCCGCGACCTATTTCGGCGATGCCGATGCGCAATATCGCGTCGGGCTGCTCTATTCGCAGGAAGACGGGCTGGGTGTGAGCCCGCTGCAGAGCGCCCGCTGGTTTTCGCTGGCGGCTCGCAAGGGCCATTGCGCCGCCCAGGCACGTCTCGGCGACCTGCTGTTCAACGGCGTCGACGGGATCGAAGCGCAGCCGGTCGAAGGGCTGATGTGGCTCAACGTCTCGCATGTGCGCTGCGCCGGTACGGCCGAGCAGGCACAGGTGGATGAGCTGCTCAGCCGAGCATCCTCGGTGGCGCGTCCGGAAGACAGGGTGAGCGCCGCGGCCATGGCCGAGAGCATCGCACCGCAGTTTGCCGATTTCTGA
- the xth gene encoding exodeoxyribonuclease III, translated as MRIATWNINGIKARIELLLRWLEEEKPDIVGLQEIKSVDEGFPRAEIEALGYNIETHGQKSWNGVALLSRLPFDEVHRGLPGDDSDEQARLIEGVFSVDSGVVRVCNIYLPNGNPVDTEKFPYKLRWMDRLHAFVEERLTWEEPFVLMGDFNLIPAPIDAHDPAAWWGDALYRPESLERFRALKNIGMTDALRAVNADQAFTFWDFQAGAWRRNAGIRIDHLLLSPQAADRLDDVSVHKDVRGWDKPSDHVPVEGAFSL; from the coding sequence CTGCGCATCGCCACCTGGAACATCAACGGGATCAAGGCCCGTATCGAGCTGCTGCTGCGCTGGCTGGAAGAGGAAAAGCCCGACATCGTCGGGCTGCAGGAAATCAAATCCGTCGACGAAGGCTTTCCCCGCGCCGAAATAGAGGCGCTGGGCTACAACATCGAAACCCATGGGCAGAAGAGCTGGAACGGCGTTGCCCTGCTCTCCCGCCTGCCCTTCGACGAGGTCCATCGCGGCCTGCCCGGCGACGACAGTGACGAGCAGGCCCGCCTGATCGAAGGCGTCTTTTCCGTCGACAGCGGCGTCGTCCGCGTCTGCAATATCTACCTGCCCAATGGGAACCCGGTCGATACGGAGAAATTCCCCTATAAGCTGCGCTGGATGGACCGCCTCCACGCTTTCGTGGAAGAACGCCTCACCTGGGAAGAGCCCTTCGTCCTCATGGGCGATTTTAACCTCATCCCGGCACCCATCGATGCCCACGACCCCGCCGCCTGGTGGGGCGACGCCCTCTACCGCCCGGAAAGCCTTGAACGTTTCCGCGCCCTGAAAAACATCGGCATGACCGACGCCCTTCGCGCCGTGAACGCCGACCAGGCCTTCACCTTCTGGGATTTCCAGGCCGGTGCCTGGCGCCGCAACGCCGGCATCCGCATCGACCACCTTCTCCTCTCCCCCCAGGCCGCCGACCGCCTCGACGACGTCAGCGTCCACAAGGACGTCCGCGGCTGGGACAAGCCCAGCGACCACGTCCCCGTCGAAGGCGCTTTTAGTCTCTGA
- a CDS encoding serine hydrolase domain-containing protein, with product MGAQVDAVMDSAIANEKIVGAELVVLRDGQEIIRRTAGWFDREAGTPMQANAIYRLASVTKPIVAATALAMVDKGLLNLEDEVATHLPYFTPKAPDGTPARITIHHLLTHTAGLAYAYPDDPSISGGLGPSDNDFETNFSRVARQALLFAPGTGWNYSVAIDVLGAVIAAVTGGTLQDAVKTHVTGPLGMNDTGFFVSDRARLAKPYADGAPPFPMPDPHQPITEAGPGPLFSTSRIFNARAFQSGGAGMAGAPSDIAHFLDTLRTGGGAIIKPETIALAFSNRIGTVERAEAGQRFGYFGAIVDDPAAANSPSARGTVNWGGVYGHSWLVDPANRLTIVSMSNTALEGCTGQYPKDLIRAVYADLN from the coding sequence ATGGGCGCCCAAGTCGACGCTGTGATGGATAGTGCCATCGCCAATGAAAAGATCGTGGGAGCCGAACTGGTCGTCCTCCGCGACGGACAGGAAATCATCCGCCGCACGGCCGGCTGGTTCGATCGCGAAGCCGGCACGCCGATGCAGGCGAACGCCATCTACCGCCTCGCCTCCGTGACCAAACCTATCGTCGCCGCCACGGCCCTCGCCATGGTCGACAAGGGCCTCCTCAACCTCGAGGATGAGGTCGCCACCCACCTGCCCTATTTCACGCCCAAGGCGCCCGACGGCACGCCTGCGCGCATCACTATCCACCACCTGCTGACCCACACAGCCGGCCTCGCCTACGCCTATCCCGACGACCCGTCCATTTCGGGCGGCCTCGGCCCCTCGGACAATGATTTCGAGACCAATTTCAGCCGCGTCGCCCGCCAGGCCCTGCTGTTCGCACCGGGCACGGGCTGGAATTACTCGGTCGCCATCGACGTTCTCGGCGCCGTCATTGCCGCCGTTACGGGCGGCACCCTGCAGGACGCAGTGAAAACCCACGTCACCGGCCCGCTCGGCATGAACGACACCGGCTTTTTCGTCTCCGACCGCGCGCGCCTCGCAAAACCCTACGCCGACGGCGCCCCGCCCTTCCCCATGCCCGATCCGCACCAGCCGATCACCGAGGCCGGTCCCGGCCCGCTGTTCTCGACCTCGCGCATCTTCAACGCCCGCGCCTTCCAGTCCGGCGGCGCCGGCATGGCGGGTGCCCCGAGCGACATCGCCCATTTCCTCGATACCCTGCGCACCGGCGGCGGCGCCATCATCAAGCCCGAAACCATCGCGCTCGCCTTCTCCAACCGCATCGGCACCGTCGAACGCGCCGAAGCGGGCCAGCGCTTTGGCTATTTCGGCGCCATTGTCGATGATCCGGCTGCGGCCAATTCGCCCTCTGCCCGCGGCACGGTGAATTGGGGTGGGGTCTACGGCCATTCCTGGCTTGTCGATCCGGCGAACAGGCTTACCATAGTGTCGATGAGCAATACGGCGCTCGAGGGCTGCACCGGGCAATATCCCAAGGACCTCATCCGCGCCGTCTATGCCGATCTGAACTAA
- a CDS encoding iron-sulfur cluster assembly accessory protein produces MTDAALATSPAVTLSDRAAKRVARIIAKEAPGTVLRISVAGGGCSGFQYEYNLVQETATDDDLVLQKGDAVVLIDSLSLEFMGGAEIDFVDDLIGQAFQIKNPNAVASCGCGTSFAV; encoded by the coding sequence ATGACAGACGCAGCACTTGCCACATCTCCCGCCGTAACCCTTTCGGATCGCGCCGCCAAGCGGGTTGCGCGCATCATCGCAAAGGAGGCGCCCGGCACTGTGCTGCGCATTTCGGTGGCCGGCGGCGGCTGCTCGGGCTTCCAGTACGAATACAATCTCGTCCAGGAAACCGCGACCGATGACGACCTCGTCCTGCAGAAGGGCGATGCCGTGGTGCTGATCGATTCTCTCAGCCTCGAATTCATGGGCGGGGCAGAGATCGACTTCGTCGACGATCTCATCGGCCAGGCTTTTCAGATCAAAAATCCAAATGCGGTCGCCTCCTGCGGCTGCGGCACCAGCTTCGCCGTCTGA
- a CDS encoding deoxyguanosinetriphosphate triphosphohydrolase yields the protein MTDTAPYASKPEASLGRLYGTGPSPTRSEFQRDRDRIIHSTAFRRLQHKTQVFLHHEGRHFRNRLTHTLEVSQIARSIARALGLNEDLAEALALSHDLGHTPFGHAGERALHRAMAPFGGFDHNVQALRVVTRLENRYAEHDGLNLTWETLEGILKHNGPLTTPEGTPVGRYLAEGLPAGLEDIAAVADLRLDTHASLEAQAAAIADDIAYNAHDIDDALRAGLVVLDDFIGVPMAGPIVEEVLGLYPDIAANRQTHEVQRRLITRAVEDVIRTSSAAIASAGVASAEEVRLAGKTLVSFSPDVAAAEKGLKTFLFERVYRHETVMVPVRESEAVVEALFAAYMGASEMPGRWGDAMAQAGDEPARARVVADFIAGMTDPYALDEYQRLFDARPDFR from the coding sequence ATGACTGATACTGCACCCTATGCCAGCAAACCCGAGGCGTCGCTAGGCCGGCTTTATGGCACCGGGCCGAGCCCCACGCGCTCGGAATTCCAGCGGGATCGCGACCGGATCATCCATTCGACGGCGTTTCGGCGGCTGCAGCACAAGACGCAGGTTTTTCTCCATCACGAGGGGCGGCATTTTCGCAACCGCCTGACGCATACGCTGGAGGTGAGCCAGATCGCGCGCTCGATCGCGCGGGCGCTGGGGCTGAACGAGGATCTGGCCGAGGCGCTGGCGCTGAGCCATGACCTGGGGCACACGCCGTTCGGGCATGCCGGGGAGCGGGCGCTGCACCGGGCGATGGCCCCTTTTGGCGGGTTTGACCACAATGTTCAGGCGCTGCGCGTCGTGACGCGGCTCGAGAATCGCTATGCCGAGCATGACGGGCTGAACCTGACCTGGGAGACGCTGGAGGGGATTCTCAAGCACAATGGGCCGCTGACGACGCCGGAGGGGACGCCGGTGGGGCGCTATCTGGCCGAGGGGTTGCCGGCGGGGCTGGAGGATATTGCGGCCGTGGCCGATCTCCGGCTCGATACCCATGCGAGCCTTGAGGCGCAGGCGGCGGCGATTGCCGATGATATTGCCTATAATGCCCATGACATTGATGACGCGCTGCGGGCGGGGCTGGTGGTGCTGGACGATTTCATCGGCGTGCCGATGGCGGGGCCGATCGTTGAAGAGGTGCTCGGGCTTTATCCCGATATCGCGGCGAACCGGCAGACCCACGAAGTGCAGCGGCGGCTGATTACGCGGGCTGTGGAAGACGTCATTCGCACCAGTTCGGCGGCGATCGCCTCGGCGGGCGTAGCGAGCGCCGAGGAGGTGCGGCTGGCCGGCAAGACGCTGGTCAGCTTTTCTCCGGATGTGGCTGCGGCCGAAAAGGGGCTGAAGACTTTCCTCTTTGAACGCGTCTATCGGCACGAGACGGTGATGGTGCCGGTGCGCGAGAGCGAGGCTGTAGTGGAGGCGCTTTTTGCGGCCTATATGGGGGCTTCGGAGATGCCCGGACGGTGGGGTGACGCCATGGCGCAGGCGGGCGATGAACCGGCCAGAGCACGGGTGGTGGCCGACTTTATCGCGGGGATGACGGACCCCTATGCGCTCGACGAATATCAGCGTTTGTTTGACGCTCGACCGGATTTCCGTTAA
- the argS gene encoding arginine--tRNA ligase — protein MDIFAHFTARVTEALLSDYPDLNADLLARVVVEPPRDAAHGDLSTNAAMVVSKPLGKNPREVAAALVERLKGDPDVVSIDIAGPGFINFRLSNSILHKVLRTIGAEKEAYGRSDMGKGERVNVEFVSANPTGPMHVGHTRGAVFGDALASLMIYSGYDVTREYYINDAGGQITILAQSTMLRYREALGETIEIPSGLYPGDYLVPVGEALKTEFGDKLLSMPETEALALIKDRVLAAMLELIKADLAKLNIHHDVFFSERTLHGQGGDIQTTLDWLREQGMVYEGRLEAPKGKTPEEWEDREQTLFRAKDYGDDTDRALVKSDGTYTYFAADIAYHRNKYLRGFNHMINVLGADHSGYVKRLQAAVKAVSHGEADMDVRICQLVRLLKNGEPFKMSKRSGDLVTLADVVEEVGSDATRFMLLFRRNDASMDFDFALVKEQTRDNPVFYVQYAHARACSIFRTAGRDMPELDVSAAALAGAEIERLDTAADLELIRLLAAWPRTVAAAAVAHEPHRIAFYVHDLAAAFHGFWAKGKDDVGLRFVNPADPKLTLARLALVDAVRQVIRNGLGILGVAAPEELS, from the coding sequence ATGGATATTTTCGCCCACTTCACCGCTCGGGTCACCGAGGCGCTCCTTTCCGACTACCCGGATCTGAATGCCGATCTGCTGGCGCGCGTTGTGGTGGAGCCGCCGCGAGATGCAGCGCATGGCGATCTCTCCACCAATGCGGCCATGGTTGTGTCCAAGCCGCTCGGCAAGAATCCGCGCGAGGTTGCGGCCGCCCTTGTGGAGCGCCTCAAGGGCGATCCGGACGTGGTGTCGATAGATATCGCCGGTCCCGGCTTTATCAATTTCCGTCTCAGCAATTCCATTCTGCACAAGGTGCTGCGCACCATCGGCGCGGAGAAGGAAGCCTATGGCCGGTCTGACATGGGCAAGGGCGAGCGGGTGAACGTCGAGTTCGTCTCGGCTAACCCGACCGGCCCGATGCATGTGGGTCATACGCGTGGCGCGGTGTTTGGGGACGCGCTGGCCTCGCTGATGATCTATTCGGGTTATGACGTCACGCGCGAATATTACATCAATGATGCGGGCGGGCAGATCACCATTCTGGCCCAGTCGACCATGCTGCGCTATCGCGAGGCGCTCGGCGAAACCATCGAAATCCCGTCCGGACTCTATCCCGGCGACTATCTGGTGCCTGTGGGTGAAGCCCTGAAAACCGAATTCGGCGACAAGCTGCTGTCCATGCCCGAGACCGAGGCGCTGGCGCTGATCAAGGACCGGGTGCTGGCCGCAATGCTCGAGCTGATCAAGGCAGACCTTGCCAAGCTCAACATCCACCATGACGTGTTCTTTTCCGAGCGGACGCTGCACGGGCAGGGCGGGGATATCCAGACGACCCTCGACTGGCTGCGCGAGCAGGGCATGGTCTATGAAGGCCGGCTGGAAGCGCCGAAGGGCAAGACCCCCGAGGAATGGGAAGACCGCGAGCAGACCCTGTTCCGCGCCAAGGATTATGGTGACGACACCGACCGGGCGCTGGTCAAGTCGGACGGCACCTACACCTATTTCGCGGCCGATATCGCCTATCACCGCAACAAGTACCTGCGCGGCTTCAACCACATGATCAATGTGTTGGGCGCCGACCATTCGGGCTATGTGAAGCGCCTGCAGGCGGCGGTGAAGGCCGTGTCGCATGGCGAGGCCGACATGGACGTGCGGATCTGCCAGCTGGTACGGCTGCTCAAGAACGGCGAGCCGTTCAAGATGAGCAAGCGCTCGGGCGACCTCGTGACGCTGGCCGACGTGGTGGAAGAAGTCGGTTCGGACGCGACGCGCTTCATGCTGCTGTTCCGCCGCAATGATGCATCGATGGATTTCGACTTCGCGCTGGTCAAGGAACAGACGCGGGATAATCCCGTGTTTTATGTGCAGTACGCACATGCCCGTGCCTGCTCGATTTTCCGGACCGCGGGGCGCGACATGCCCGAGCTCGATGTGTCCGCCGCGGCGCTCGCCGGCGCAGAGATCGAACGGCTCGACACGGCCGCAGACCTTGAGCTGATCCGGCTTCTGGCAGCCTGGCCGCGTACCGTTGCGGCTGCCGCCGTGGCGCATGAACCGCACCGTATTGCCTTCTATGTTCACGATCTGGCGGCGGCTTTCCACGGCTTCTGGGCCAAGGGGAAGGACGATGTTGGTTTGCGGTTTGTTAACCCAGCCGATCCAAAGCTGACATTGGCTCGACTCGCGCTCGTCGATGCCGTACGCCAAGTAATTCGCAATGGCCTGGGTATCCTGGGCGTCGCGGCTCCGGAGGAGCTTTCATAA